Genomic window (Chionomys nivalis chromosome 7, mChiNiv1.1, whole genome shotgun sequence):
GGGTGGGACAGAAGGAGGTGACACCATGGGACAGGATCCTCCGGGCCACTAGGgcgaccccagaacccacatcctCCGTGGTCTTGGAGAAGTCAACACCAAATCCACCTGTGGCCACAGAAAACAAGGGGTAGCACAGTGCTCAGAGCTCCTCCCCTGGATTCCCTGGCCCAAGCCAGGCCGCACCGTTCATCTGCACATCGATAAAGCCGGGCGCCAGGATGCGGCCTCCGCAGTCCAGCTGCTCATCAGCCACGCGCCTCTCCTCAAAAAACAGCTTCTCTGGGTCCAGGATGCGGCCCCCGCGCACCCACAGATCCTCCCTGAGGGCAGAGCAGTCGGCACTTTGGTCACCACCAGGCCCTGGAACCAAGCCCTAGTTCTATCTCGTTCCCGGCTTGTCCCTGCACCCACTATTCTACTTGGTTCCCAGCCACACACCCAGGACAGTCCTGCCCTCCACATTCACACACCCAGGACAGTCCTGCCCTCCACATTCTTGGGTTCCCACACCCGACCCAGCCCTGCCGCTTTTACGGCTTAGGTCCTACACTCGCCCCATCCTTGAACCCCACACTGCAGTATCACCACTCCTACACCAGGCCGAACCCCGCACTATGCAGCCCAGACCTGAGCAGCGTGCCGCCGCGCAGGATGCGGCAGTTGGTGAATTGGCGTACCGGGGCCCCCGCCGCAGGCTGCCCGCTACGCATCGTGAGTCGCGCCGACCTCAGCAAGCTTTGGGCGCAAACCGGCAGTGCCCGGAGCACCCGTAAAAGGAAGCAGACGCAGGCCGCACCACGTGACTCTCAGCTGAAGGGTTATCACGTGGGCTTCGGCTCCACGTGACCAGAGACCACGTGACACAGAAGCCCCGCCTGCTCAGCCCACAGAAGCGCCAGAACACAAGCCAGTCACATCCGAGAACTTTTATTGGACACAGCTGGGAGCCAGCCCTGGCGCGCTGTACACGCTACCCTCCACCCTGGCTGTCCAGGGTTGGGGGGAGGGTGGCTCCATCCAAGGAGTCTCAGCAACAGGAACCCCACAGGCAACACTTTACTAATGATTACTATATAGTTGGGAGACAGGGCTGCTCCACAGACGCATGAATAGGTcaaatcttttataaataaacatcCAGTGAAGAGAAAAATGACAACTCTAATTCATCCTTATACACAGAGCACTCTAGGGCGATGGGTGGGGTAGCCAGAGGCTGACATCCTCACTGGTCAGGGGCCTGGATGGGAGATGAGTGGGCCCAGATGTCCACAGCACGGGGCGGCAGGGGCCAGGCAGGGGCAACAGACAACGGGCACTAGGACACTGCGCATTTACAAGACCAACTACTGAGGGGGCAGCTGCCCGTGCGTGTGTGTCAGGCTGTTCGTTCTGGAATGAGGAGGGGTGGTCTTTACATCCTATCCTGTGACTGGTGGTGGAAAACGGCTACTTTGTGGAGAGGATTAGGGCCACGATGAGACCGTAGAGGCCAAGCACCTCCGCGAAGATGAGGATCAGGATCATGCCCACGAACAGTCGTGGCTGCTGGGCAGTGCCCCGAACACCAGCATCCCCCACGATGCCAATGGCAAAGCCAGCAGCCAGACCACTCAGCCCCACGCTCAGGCCAGCACCCAGCTGAAGAAAActcctgggaagagaagagataCAGGCTGTCAGCAATCTGCCTGCCCGCAGGCAAATGATGTACTTCACCTGACAGTACAGGTCCAGCACTCACCTGTAGAGAGTGATGCCATCGGTCAGGGAGTTAGCGATAAGTACTGCCACCACCAGGCCATAGATGGCGATGATCCCAGCCATAACCACTGGGATGATGGACTTCATGATCATCTCTGGCCTCATGACCGACATAGCTGCGATGCCAGTGCCACTCTTGGCTGTGCCATAGGCGGCTCCCATGGCTGTGGGGGGAGAGATGAAGTGAGCTCTGGGCAGCATGGAAGTTGCCTGGGGAGCTTTTTTGCACATTGGGAAGGCTCCCCAATTACCACCACTAGAGGAACTGAAGACATGCAGCCAAGCAGGAGCCCCCTTGGGAGAATAACCATCACTATAGCCACTTCTCTTTCCACTAGCAGAGCCTCACCCCAACCTCCTAGTCCACTTCCGCCTGGAGTAGTCCTTGTGGTCATGGGGGTCCTGGTTTGCTGTGAAAGCAGCCTTTGTTCCCTAGCATTCTCTAGCTTGTGACCTCTGGCAAAACAATCACATGGAAAAGAAGCAAATGGGCCAATGAAAGCTTTGCTTGAGACTAGGGCATCTCTGTCCCACACCCTAAGTTCCAGGCACTTCAGACATAGGAGGACTACCTCTCAGCTGCCTTAGAGGCCAGTCCAGGGTCAGTCAGTCCCTGCCTGCAGTGGGGCCTTCAAGCCTTCCAAGACAGGACAACCTGTCTCCTTAGAAGGTGTTTCCCGATCCAACCTCCTCATCAGACTGCTGCCTTCCTTTCAGGTCTTTGTTTCCCTCTCCTGTCTCTAGGTCTTGAACTCCAATTTTcctcatttctgcttttgttttccagacCCTATAAGAACTACTCAACTACTTAAACAGGTGACATGGGCAGTCTCCAAACTGTCTCTGCCCAGGGCATTCAAGCCATGGCCATTCTGGGAGCAGTATATAACCAGATGCACAGAGAACACAGGCCAGAGGTAAAAAGGACATGAACAGCCCCTGCCACTCTACACTGTTTGCTGATCTCACTGGACCACAAATATTCCTACTGTGTGCCCAGTGCTGAGTAGGGCAAATGTGTGCCTCTCAGCTCAGTAACAGCAAAAAGACAGGACAGTGACTCAACACATTCACATATCCAGGAAGGAAAGAACACGGACGGAGGAGGGACTTACACCGAGGGGAGGAGGGTTTGAAAAAGATCATGGAGTGGGAGATGATGAGGTAAacagcaaagcaaaggaaaaccaggcAAAGAGCAAGATTCTTGACAGCACATTCAGGCACCAAGCAGAAAGTCCTAGATGAGATAACTGCAAGAGGCAGGGACTCCAATAGACAGCTTGTCTCTTCGACAGCACCCTTAAATGCCCAGACACTTCCCAAAGACTTAACACCTTAGCTTTCAAGTCCCGGGTCCATTTCAAGAGAGATTTTCCTGGAACTGTTCTGGTCATTGTGCATTTCTCAGGCTCCTACTGCAAGCCAAGTCCACGCTTGGCTTCATCACAGTGAGTGCCCGAAGAGCTCCCACTCCTGAGGACATGGTACTAGACACTGAGAATACAGGCTGCTATGTGCTACTGTGAaggtggggattgaactcaaggaaCTCTGTATACTAAAAGGCAGAACTCTGAAACAGGAAAGGAGTTGAGTTGGTCCTTCCCCAGAGCATAGTAGGTGGATCATGTCGCTGAAGGATGGGTGGCAAGAAGAGAGATGATGAGAATCAAGGATGGCACCAGGGACCAAGGCTAGAGGAGATAAAAATTAGCCTAGACCCAGACAGTAGCAGGTATCTAGAAGGCCAAGTCTGACAGGCTGCAGAAGGGAGATCTGTCAACACCAATGCAGTGGGGCACAGAGAGTGGGGTCTGGAGGCACTTccaggaaaacaagcaaacataggGGAAGTCACGGAAAGAAGTCACTGGCAGTTTCATGGAGAACATGATGAAGAAACAACCAACAGGATATTTGTcataagaaaaaaagggaagctAAAATGTGAGCAGGGACTGGAGGCCTCAAAGACGTGGCAGAcctcatttatttaaaagaacaatggTCTTTAACCTTGGTTCATGAAGTCCAAGAGAAGCCATGAGCCAGTCACTGGACTAGGCTTTGAGTCTTCCCAGCAGCAACACTGAGGCCAGAGAGATTTCTTTAGGTGGTGGCAGGACAAAGATGTGCTATTAAATAGCAAgcttggaaggagaaaatgaaatcagAAGGTGATTCAAGTGGCCAATAAGAGCCTAAGCCCCACAGGACTGTGAGAATCTTGTGTGAAGGAACAGGACTGACAGCGCATGTAGGTTCCAATCCCCAGAAGCTAGGGTCAGGGAGGAAAAGGCCTAGTCCAGCAAATATCCAGTTTTCAATAGTGCAGAGACACCTGTTGGCCAGACGTGGCACATGAAAGGTCTCGACAGAAGAGGTTCAGGGAGCTTAGAGCAGAAAAACAGCAGAACATGAGCTCCACATGATCAGGGATATTGTTTTGTTCACagtaagaactcaagaaagaTTTACTGAATTCATGTATGAATGAGTGACAACCACAAGTCATCACAGGTGGCCAAAATAGGGGAACCTATGGACACATTCTGGGGCAAAGAGCAGTTCGAAATGCTTGGCAACCTTCTCTAAGGAGCCCTACAGTGTGGGGAGAACAGGCATGGgctgggaggggaaaggagaagtcTAGACCACATCTCCCACCACAAATGATCCCTTAAGCCAACCATGTGGGAAGAACAGGGCTCTTAGAAGCACCTGACAGGCCCAGGCAAGGGGAGGTCACCAAGACAGACAACTGGCCACCCCAATCTGCACCCTACAGGTGTTTACAGTCAACAGACACTGTTTGGAGTTCAAACTCTCCGAGTACCTGCACAGAGGGCCAGCCTCTCCAACTGCCCGCTAGGGTGGGGCAGGGCGAGGTCACTTAAACCAAAGACCAGACCTTCCAGAGGAGGCCCAGACCAGGCCAGACCAGTCCCTGGGGGCTGTGACTTACCTCCCTCAATCCCACATTCTTGAGTCTGACCCAAAGGTTTTTCTCCCAGGAAGGCCAATTTTCACTAAATTTGATACCATAGAACTGTCAAGGCCCAACTTGAAAAGCAGCGTGCTATCAAGAACCTTGCCAGGCTTTTCCTTCACTGAGCAAGGAAGCATCTATCTCCCAGTTCCAGCCCCTCACCCCCCTAGAAGAGGAAggtcattcattcactcatctATTCATTAGGGCCAGGACTGAAGATCAAAGACCTAATCACGGAAATGCTGACACTCTCAGACAAGCAGACTCTCAGCAAGCATTCGCTCAAGCGCTTCTTCCTGGACCAACCTCACTTCCATAGGCTCTAACCTGAGTCCCTGCAGGTTCCCAGGACCAACCCCTCAGCCCAGTTTTCCCAACCAACCCACACGATGACAGAACGATTGGGATTGGGAAACCGAGACAAGTCTCAACCGGAAACACCTGCCTCACCCAGGGTACAGACCCACCTGACCCCCTAGCTGCCCGGCAGCCACAAAAGCTGGGCTTTTGGACCTTAACGGGGACACAGGCTCCCTCTGGCCAGGAAGCCAGGGACTCCTGTACTGGGCCCGCCGCAGCCTACGGACTGGCGCCTTTCAAGATGTGATGTCACACCTGTCCGCAGAATGCGGGATGCGGAGCAGGCGCAGGAGCGGGCACAGGACCGCGCGCCGTTCCCCCCCCCTcgacccccaccccaccttcatGCCTGCTTCTCGGGACTAAAATGGCAGCCACACCACCGCCCCACCCCCGCACAAACGAGGCTCGGCTGGCTGATAGAACCAGCACCCGGATCAAGCCCGTAAGCCCTGTGCTCCACAAAGTCCACTGTCCCCGCAGCCATGGGGCTGACCCCCAACCCGCCAGGCCCGACACCCACATAGCTGAGAATGACGTCAGAGTGACGTCACGCCCAGCCCCCAGTGAGCAGCGGGCTCTAGTCCCGCACCGCTTGGCACCCCCCCGCTCCTCCTGCTGCGATGCTCACCGCTGAAGACCATGGCGGACGAAGCGCCTATGACAGCGAAAAATGCAGCATATTCGGGGGTGTTCTTGATGTCAGCCATGTCTGCAAGCGGGGAGAGGGCAAGCTCAGCCGGCGGCTGGGATAGGACGGCGGGAGAGCGAGCGGGCAAGCGGCGAAGGTCCTCAAGGCGGCTGAAGCGAAGGCGACCCCGCCAGTCAGCCGCTGCGCTCTAAATACCAGCACCGCAGAGCAAGATGGCGGCCGCGCTCGCGTCACATGATCTGGGCTCCGCCCCTACGGGTCGTACCACTTTGCGCCGGCGGGGGAGCGCGGCTCCAGGGTGACCGGCAGCCCTTGGACAGTGTGTGGGCCCTGCCACCAGTCCCCTGGGCCCGGGGCCCAAcgcctggcctggcctgggacTTCGCTGGCTCGCTGATCCCTGCCGACGTCTACCCGGACCCTACCGTGTTGGCCCCATCGGTACCCGAGGCGGGGCCGCAGCTCGCCATATTAGCATACAGGGTGGAGCCTACGCTAGCCCGCCTCCTCTGCGGCTGCGCGGCGCTCGCTGGTGTTCGAGTACCCGGGTATATTTTCCCTGTGTTCCCTGACCGAGAAGCCTAGGCACTTGTGCTGCATATTGTTCAGGTTCTCACGTTTGCCCGGAGAGCTAGGTTAAAGTAATGGCTCTGCAGAATCCGTAACAGAGGAAATCCCTAGTGCGGGGCTTCACTCTCTCCTCCAGGCCCCCCCCCCCGGGAATGCCACGCCCCACCCCGTCGTGTTTAAAGAGCCACAACCCCAGGTGTTCAGTCCACAACCGGGTTCCTGCAGATCCTGGCCTAACGTCTTCCCTTTGATTCAAGGGGAGAAAAAGGAATCCCTCACCTTACCCTTCTTGCATCAGGGACCCTGACATCAGTTGAGAGGTCTCTGTCTGCCcatgactgtttttattttatttttctatttttttgctgttgtatttatttatttatttattgagataggatttctctgcatagcctagctttcctggaactcgctgtgttaaccaggctggccttgtacttcagagatccacctacctctgcctccctagtgctgggattaaaggcgtgcgttaccactgcccggctattattttattagatttattacttattatttagatttatgtatgtattttatgtatatgagtgctccaTTTACATGAATGCctgaaaggcagaagagggcaccagatctcattacagatggttgtgagccaccatgtggttgctgggaattgaactcaggacctttggaagagcaagcaatgctcttaactgctgagccatctctccagtccccgatACATGACTTTTTCATCTCAgcactctttttggtttttcaagacaggatttctcagaaACTACTTTCCTCCAGGGAGCCCCCTGCCACAGTGCCatgtttctcctctccctcccctaatGTCCTCCTCAAACCCCATCCTCACTTTCACTGAAGGCATTTTGACTCTTTGTGTATCCCAGATCCCCAGCAGGGTGTTCAGCGGATTCTGGCGATACAGCCGAGAGCACCTACATGCCAGGCCCTATACTGAGGCATCTGAGGCTACTGCCACACCTATTCTTATTCAGTGGATAGTAAAACAAACCTAGGAAGGCTAAGAGCCTTGCTCTGGTCACCAACCAGCAAATGATGGAATTAAAATTCTGATCTAGGTCCTGGGCTAGCAGGCTACACTGCCGGGTCAACTGCCAGTTTTCAGCTCAATCCATCTCTTGCCTCCCACCGGGATCTCCCGACACTACGAGGGGCCCCTCCTTTGGACTCTAGGAAAGAAACTGTAGGAGCATCCCTGCCTTCTCCCTTGCTGTTACTTCCCCCTTGGCATGAAATCATAGGTCATGAGTTCTGGCCTGTCACTGTCAGTGGGGATTTCCAGACACTGAGAGGGAGGGGATTTGGAAATGTGTGTCAGAGAGATAtgaggagagggacagagatgcGGAGTGGTACCCTTAGACAGCCATTGGCACTTTCCAGAAATcccagaagaagaggcagaagaagttAATAACATCCTAGACAACCTTAGCCTGGAAAGATGGACTTACTCCAAGGAAGGCAAGACCAGGTTTGGTAGTACACAACAGTCAGCTCAGTGTTTTGGATGCCAGGGCAGAAAGAGCGTAAATTTAAGGCGAGCCTGGATCACACaatactatctcaaaacaaaaacaaaacaaaaaggttggcggggagagaaaggaaaaaataggaggaagaagagaggggcagGCGAGGGGAAGTAAGAGGAaagcaaggaggaggaggaagtggaggagggccagaaggaggggaaggaagaagaggggga
Coding sequences:
- the Atp6v0c gene encoding V-type proton ATPase 16 kDa proteolipid subunit c, giving the protein MADIKNTPEYAAFFAVIGASSAMVFSAMGAAYGTAKSGTGIAAMSVMRPEMIMKSIIPVVMAGIIAIYGLVVAVLIANSLTDGITLYRSFLQLGAGLSVGLSGLAAGFAIGIVGDAGVRGTAQQPRLFVGMILILIFAEVLGLYGLIVALILSTK